One window of Nocardioides dongkuii genomic DNA carries:
- the rplM gene encoding 50S ribosomal protein L13 has product MRTYSPKPADIQREWHVIDATDIVLGKLAVTAATLLRGKHKAIFAPHADTGDFVIIINAEKVALSGSKKTTKMSYRHSGYPGGLSATPIGELLEKDARKAIEKAVWGMLPKNRLGRQVLKKLKVYSGPTHPHAAQQAVPFEITQISQ; this is encoded by the coding sequence GTGCGCACGTACAGCCCCAAGCCCGCTGACATCCAGCGCGAGTGGCACGTCATCGACGCCACCGACATCGTCCTCGGCAAGCTCGCCGTGACCGCGGCGACCCTCCTGCGCGGCAAGCACAAGGCGATCTTCGCCCCGCACGCCGACACCGGTGACTTCGTCATCATCATCAACGCGGAGAAGGTCGCCCTGTCGGGCAGCAAGAAGACGACCAAGATGTCCTACCGCCACTCCGGCTACCCGGGCGGCCTCTCGGCCACCCCCATCGGTGAGCTGCTGGAGAAGGACGCCCGCAAGGCGATCGAGAAGGCCGTGTGGGGCATGCTCCCCAAGAACCGCCTCGGTCGGCAGGTGCTCAAGAAGCTGAAGGTCTACTCCGGCCCGACGCACCCGCACGCGGCCCAGCAGGCCGTCCCCTTCGAGATCACCCAGATCTCCCAGTAA
- a CDS encoding amidase family protein, whose amino-acid sequence MKKSRRSRASLAVAALGAAVLTAGTAGPASSEAAAPAAPGDGGPYLAPYYTTGDLTDDEQVTQDDLDLLVEALGTETGDAGWAAVAAADLDADGEIELTDVADLSQRIVYDDGPFSLVEASALDMQKAMNAGVTTSVELTRDYLARIAAYDELTDAAHPRALNSIITTGGQAALDAAAASDAARTANGGPRTMLDGVPVVVKDNYDTRDMPTSAGHGSWKNNQTEDDAFMVEGLRDAGAVVLAKATLDEWAFGFASEYTTESEPGSSKLVASPYVLARTAGGSSGGTGASIAANLGGIGFGSDTGGSIRVPSSYNQLVGIRPTTGLASRDGIVPLALSQDTGGPMTRTVSDAAIALDAVTGIDPNDPLTSEQQGKVPTSYTSYLDPTALEGTRIGFLSSMVGTNATTVRLFNRAKADLTAQGATVVEIATTPAAITATLNEGSGSTNEFKHDLDIYIAEHLDPDVPTRSLQAIIDSGHVVPGRASTYTSRNAVTPQQYQTWMGTHGTAIANGEVAVEALLAEHDLDALMYPSGNPYGTIGTNLRLSPNTGMPAVSAPMGQATASEAIPGAGVNLELLGPSYSEGLLIGLAHDYEQATRHRTAPVLYPALEDQ is encoded by the coding sequence GTGAAGAAGTCGAGGAGGTCCCGCGCGTCGCTCGCCGTGGCGGCGTTGGGTGCGGCCGTGCTCACGGCCGGCACCGCCGGGCCGGCGAGCTCGGAGGCGGCCGCGCCGGCGGCTCCGGGGGACGGGGGTCCCTACCTCGCGCCGTACTACACGACCGGTGACCTGACCGACGACGAGCAGGTGACCCAGGACGACCTGGACCTGCTGGTCGAGGCCCTGGGCACGGAGACCGGGGACGCGGGATGGGCCGCCGTGGCGGCCGCCGACCTGGACGCCGACGGCGAGATCGAGCTGACCGACGTCGCCGACCTGTCCCAGCGGATCGTCTACGACGACGGGCCGTTCTCGCTCGTCGAGGCGTCCGCCCTGGACATGCAGAAGGCGATGAACGCCGGGGTCACGACCTCGGTGGAGCTGACGCGGGACTACCTGGCGCGGATCGCGGCGTACGACGAGCTGACCGACGCCGCGCACCCCCGCGCGCTGAACTCGATCATCACCACGGGCGGCCAGGCGGCGCTCGACGCCGCGGCCGCGAGCGACGCCGCCCGCACCGCGAACGGCGGGCCGCGCACCATGCTCGACGGCGTCCCGGTCGTCGTGAAGGACAACTACGACACCCGCGACATGCCCACCAGTGCCGGTCACGGCAGCTGGAAGAACAACCAGACCGAGGACGACGCGTTCATGGTCGAGGGCCTCCGGGACGCCGGGGCGGTCGTCCTGGCGAAGGCCACGCTCGACGAGTGGGCGTTCGGGTTCGCCTCGGAGTACACGACCGAGAGCGAGCCGGGGTCCTCCAAGCTGGTCGCCAGCCCGTACGTCCTGGCCCGCACCGCAGGGGGGTCCAGCGGCGGCACCGGCGCGTCCATCGCTGCGAACCTCGGCGGCATCGGCTTCGGCAGCGACACCGGGGGCTCGATCCGGGTCCCGTCGTCGTACAACCAGCTCGTCGGCATCCGGCCCACGACCGGGCTGGCGAGCCGGGACGGCATCGTCCCGCTCGCCCTGAGCCAGGACACCGGGGGCCCGATGACGCGGACGGTCTCCGACGCCGCGATCGCCCTCGATGCCGTCACCGGGATCGACCCGAACGACCCGCTCACCTCCGAGCAGCAGGGCAAGGTGCCGACGTCGTACACCTCCTATCTCGACCCGACGGCGCTCGAGGGCACCCGGATCGGGTTCCTGTCCAGCATGGTGGGCACCAACGCCACCACGGTGCGGCTGTTCAACCGGGCGAAGGCCGACCTGACCGCCCAGGGCGCGACCGTGGTGGAGATCGCCACCACGCCGGCGGCGATCACCGCGACCCTCAACGAGGGCAGCGGGAGCACCAACGAGTTCAAGCACGACCTCGACATCTACATCGCCGAGCACCTCGACCCGGACGTCCCGACGCGGAGCCTCCAGGCGATCATCGACTCGGGCCACGTCGTCCCGGGCCGAGCGAGCACCTACACCAGCCGCAACGCGGTGACCCCGCAGCAGTACCAGACCTGGATGGGCACCCACGGCACGGCGATCGCCAACGGCGAGGTCGCGGTGGAGGCGCTGCTCGCCGAGCACGACCTCGACGCGCTCATGTACCCGAGCGGCAACCCCTACGGGACCATCGGCACGAACCTGCGGCTGAGCCCCAACACGGGCATGCCGGCCGTGTCGGCCCCGATGGGCCAGGCCACGGCGTCCGAGGCGATCCCGGGTGCGGGCGTCAACCTCGAGCTGCTCGGCCCGAGCTACTCCGAAGGCCTGCTGATCGGGCTCGCGCACGACTACGAGCAGGCCACCCGCCACCGCACCGCGCCGGTGCTCTACCCCGCGCTGGAGGACCAGTGA
- the glmM gene encoding phosphoglucosamine mutase codes for MGRLFGTDGVRGQANGLLTASLALDLSVAAARVLVDRGGYAGQRPRAVVGRDTRISGQFLEHAVVAGLASAGVDVVRVRVVPTPGVAFLTDALGADVGVVISASHNPMPDNGIKFLARGGVKLDDTIERAIEERMGQPWQPPTGADVGRVTPYSTPLEEYVAHLVSTVKPLTGLRVVLDCAHGAAYQAGPMALAAAGATVIPINAAPDGLNINEGCGSTHLGPLQAAVLEHGADAGFALDGDADRCLAVDHRGRVVDGDQIMAILALGLRDAGRLRDDTLVVTVMSNLGLLRAMAEHGVAVRQTAVGDRYVLETMNADGYSLGGEQSGHVIQRDHATTGDGILTALHVLERMVVTGESLASLASVMTRFPQVLVNVGGVDRSRTDDEVLAAAVAEEEAALGDTGRVLLRPSGTEPLVRVMVEAETQGRAEQVAERLAKVVRERLTLS; via the coding sequence GTGGGACGTCTGTTCGGCACGGACGGGGTCCGGGGCCAGGCGAACGGTCTGCTGACCGCCTCGCTGGCCCTGGACCTGTCCGTCGCCGCCGCCCGGGTCCTCGTCGACCGGGGCGGCTACGCCGGCCAGCGACCGCGTGCGGTCGTCGGCCGGGACACCCGGATCTCGGGCCAGTTCCTCGAGCACGCCGTCGTCGCCGGGCTCGCCTCGGCCGGCGTCGACGTGGTCCGGGTGCGGGTGGTGCCGACGCCCGGTGTCGCCTTCCTGACCGACGCGCTCGGCGCCGACGTCGGGGTGGTCATCAGCGCCTCGCACAACCCGATGCCCGACAACGGCATCAAGTTCCTCGCCCGCGGCGGGGTCAAGCTCGACGACACCATCGAGCGCGCCATCGAGGAGCGGATGGGGCAGCCCTGGCAGCCCCCCACCGGCGCCGACGTCGGCCGGGTGACGCCGTACTCCACGCCGCTGGAGGAGTACGTCGCCCACCTGGTCAGCACCGTCAAGCCGCTCACGGGCCTGCGCGTGGTGCTCGACTGCGCCCACGGCGCGGCGTACCAGGCCGGCCCGATGGCCCTGGCCGCGGCCGGCGCGACGGTGATCCCGATCAACGCGGCGCCCGACGGCCTGAACATCAACGAGGGCTGCGGATCGACGCACCTCGGCCCGCTCCAGGCCGCCGTCCTCGAGCACGGCGCGGACGCCGGCTTCGCCCTCGACGGCGACGCGGACCGCTGCCTGGCCGTGGACCACCGCGGCCGGGTCGTCGACGGCGACCAGATCATGGCCATCCTGGCGCTCGGCCTGCGCGACGCCGGCCGGCTGCGCGACGACACCCTCGTGGTCACGGTGATGAGCAACCTGGGCCTGCTGCGCGCGATGGCCGAGCACGGCGTCGCCGTGCGCCAGACCGCCGTCGGCGACCGCTACGTCCTGGAGACGATGAACGCCGACGGCTACTCCCTCGGCGGCGAGCAGTCCGGCCACGTCATCCAGCGCGACCACGCGACCACCGGCGACGGCATCCTCACCGCCCTGCACGTGCTGGAGCGGATGGTCGTCACCGGGGAGTCCCTGGCCTCGCTGGCCTCGGTGATGACCCGGTTCCCGCAGGTGCTCGTCAACGTCGGCGGCGTCGACCGCAGCCGCACCGACGACGAGGTCCTCGCCGCCGCGGTGGCCGAGGAGGAGGCGGCGCTCGGCGACACCGGCCGGGTGCTCCTGCGTCCCTCGGGCACCGAGCCGCTGGTCCGGGTGATGGTCGAGGCCGAGACCCAGGGCCGCGCCGAGCAGGTCGCCGAGCGGCTCGCAAAGGTGGTGCGGGAGCGGCTCACGCTCTCCTAG
- a CDS encoding citrate synthase yields the protein MTDSLTVRDNRTGQEYDVPIVDGTIRAADVGKIKASDEAPGLAVYDPGFVNTASCRSAVTFIDGEKGILEYRGYPIEQLAEKSNFLEVAYLLIHGALPTKAEYDAWVHEITYHTFVHENVKSFMEGFRYDAHPMGMLMASVGALSTFYPDARNITDADNRHMQIVRMIAKMPTLGAWSFRHAQGKPFVYPDNDLGYTANFLSMLFKMSEQKYEADPRLVKALDVLFILHADHEQNCSTNAVRSVGSSQVDPYSAVAAGVGALFGPLHGGANEAVLRMLRRIGSKENIPAFIAGVKEGNEKLMGFGHRVYKNYDPRAKIIKKACDDVFEVTGVNPLLEIAQELEKIALEDEYFVKRKLYPNVDFYSGLIYEAFQFPPEMFTVLFAIGRAPGWLAQWHELVQDKEQKIARPKQIYTGDRQLEFVPASERWA from the coding sequence GTGACTGATTCTCTGACCGTCCGTGACAACCGCACCGGACAGGAGTACGACGTACCGATCGTCGACGGCACCATCCGCGCCGCCGACGTCGGGAAGATCAAGGCCTCGGACGAGGCCCCGGGACTGGCCGTCTACGACCCGGGCTTCGTCAACACGGCGTCCTGTCGCTCGGCCGTCACCTTCATCGACGGCGAGAAGGGGATCCTCGAGTACCGCGGCTACCCCATCGAGCAGCTGGCCGAGAAGTCGAACTTCCTCGAGGTGGCCTACCTCCTGATCCACGGGGCGCTCCCGACGAAGGCCGAGTACGACGCGTGGGTGCACGAGATCACCTACCACACGTTCGTCCACGAGAACGTGAAGTCGTTCATGGAGGGCTTCCGGTACGACGCGCACCCCATGGGGATGCTGATGGCGTCGGTCGGGGCCCTCTCGACGTTCTACCCCGACGCGCGCAACATCACCGACGCCGACAACCGCCACATGCAGATCGTGCGGATGATCGCGAAGATGCCGACGCTCGGCGCCTGGTCGTTCCGCCACGCGCAGGGCAAGCCGTTCGTCTACCCCGACAACGACCTCGGCTACACCGCGAACTTCCTCTCGATGCTGTTCAAGATGAGCGAGCAGAAGTACGAGGCCGACCCGCGGCTGGTCAAGGCGCTCGACGTGCTGTTCATCCTGCACGCCGACCACGAGCAGAACTGCTCGACCAACGCGGTCCGCTCCGTCGGCTCCTCGCAGGTCGACCCGTACTCCGCGGTCGCGGCCGGTGTCGGCGCGCTCTTCGGCCCGCTGCACGGCGGCGCCAACGAGGCGGTGCTGCGGATGCTGCGGCGCATCGGCTCGAAGGAGAACATCCCGGCCTTCATCGCCGGGGTGAAGGAGGGCAACGAGAAGCTGATGGGCTTCGGCCACCGGGTCTACAAGAACTACGACCCGCGCGCCAAGATCATCAAGAAGGCCTGCGACGACGTCTTCGAGGTCACCGGGGTCAACCCGCTGCTCGAGATCGCGCAGGAGCTGGAGAAGATCGCGCTCGAGGACGAGTACTTCGTCAAGCGCAAGCTCTACCCCAACGTCGACTTCTACTCCGGCCTGATCTACGAGGCCTTCCAGTTCCCGCCGGAGATGTTCACCGTCCTGTTCGCGATCGGCCGCGCCCCGGGCTGGCTGGCCCAGTGGCACGAGCTGGTGCAGGACAAGGAGCAGAAGATCGCCCGGCCCAAGCAGATCTACACCGGCGACCGGCAGCTGGAGTTTGTGCCCGCGTCGGAGCGTTGGGCCTGA
- the rpsI gene encoding 30S ribosomal protein S9, with product MADTTEVEETTYEVDEQGVAYSSESAPSADAPLRPATIAPAAATGRRKEAVARVRIVPGTGQWTVNGRTLESYFPNKLHQQVVNEPFAELELDGRFDVIARIHGGGITGQAGALRLGVARCLNWIDTEANRPALKKAGLLTRDARVIERKKAGLKKARKAPQFSKR from the coding sequence GTGGCTGACACCACCGAGGTCGAAGAGACGACCTACGAGGTCGACGAGCAGGGCGTTGCCTACAGCTCGGAGAGCGCCCCGTCCGCCGACGCACCGCTGCGTCCGGCGACCATCGCCCCCGCCGCGGCCACCGGCCGCCGCAAGGAGGCCGTGGCCCGCGTCCGCATCGTGCCGGGCACCGGCCAGTGGACGGTCAACGGCCGTACGCTCGAGTCGTACTTCCCGAACAAGCTGCACCAGCAGGTCGTCAACGAGCCGTTCGCCGAGCTCGAGCTCGACGGCCGGTTCGACGTGATCGCCCGGATCCACGGCGGCGGCATCACCGGTCAGGCCGGCGCGCTGCGCCTCGGCGTGGCCCGCTGCCTGAACTGGATCGACACCGAGGCCAACCGCCCGGCGCTGAAGAAGGCCGGCCTGCTCACCCGTGACGCCCGCGTCATCGAGCGCAAGAAGGCTGGTCTGAAGAAGGCCCGCAAGGCGCCGCAGTTCAGCAAGCGCTGA
- the coaA gene encoding type I pantothenate kinase has translation MSSGGGHDGAHESSPYIELDRKAWAALAEETANPLSVEEVRRLRGLGDSLDLDEVQEVYLPLSRLLSLYVESAGNLHRQQEAFLHQRTPPRTPFVIGLAGSVAVGKSTTARVLQQMLAHWPEHPNVALVTTDGFLYPNAELQRRGLLQRKGFPESYDRRALLRFVVDIKSGKDEVEAPVYSHLVYDVVPGEKIVVKRPDIVIIEGLNVLQPARVREDGRTSLAVSDFFDFSVYVDAGRDKIRDWYVSRFLRLRETAFRDPHSYFARYGAMSHEDAVAEAERIWDSINGPNLVQNILPTRSRATLVMRKDRDHSVRYVRLRKV, from the coding sequence ATGTCTTCCGGGGGTGGCCACGACGGCGCCCACGAGTCCTCCCCGTACATCGAGCTGGACCGCAAGGCCTGGGCCGCGCTCGCCGAGGAGACCGCCAACCCGCTCAGCGTCGAGGAGGTACGCCGCCTCCGCGGCCTGGGCGACTCCCTCGACCTCGACGAGGTCCAGGAGGTCTACCTGCCGCTGAGCCGGCTGCTGAGCCTGTACGTCGAGTCGGCCGGCAACCTGCACCGCCAGCAGGAGGCGTTCCTCCACCAGCGCACCCCGCCGCGCACGCCGTTCGTCATCGGCCTGGCCGGCTCGGTCGCCGTCGGCAAGTCGACCACCGCCCGCGTGCTGCAGCAGATGCTCGCCCACTGGCCCGAGCACCCCAACGTCGCGCTGGTGACCACCGACGGCTTCCTCTACCCCAACGCCGAGCTCCAGCGGCGCGGGCTGCTGCAGCGCAAGGGGTTCCCGGAGTCCTACGACCGCCGTGCCCTGCTGCGCTTCGTCGTCGACATCAAGTCCGGCAAGGACGAGGTCGAGGCCCCGGTCTACTCCCACCTCGTCTACGACGTGGTGCCCGGCGAGAAGATCGTGGTCAAGCGGCCCGACATCGTCATCATCGAGGGCCTCAACGTGCTGCAGCCGGCCCGGGTGCGCGAGGACGGCCGCACCAGCCTGGCGGTCAGCGACTTCTTCGACTTCAGCGTGTACGTCGACGCCGGCCGCGACAAGATCCGCGACTGGTACGTCTCCCGCTTCCTGCGGCTGCGGGAGACGGCGTTCCGCGACCCGCACTCCTACTTCGCGCGGTACGGCGCGATGAGCCACGAGGACGCGGTCGCCGAGGCCGAGCGGATCTGGGACTCGATCAACGGCCCCAACCTGGTCCAGAACATCCTGCCGACCCGCTCGCGGGCCACGCTGGTGATGCGCAAGGACCGCGACCACTCGGTGCGCTACGTGCGGCTCAGGAAGGTCTGA
- a CDS encoding GNAT family N-acetyltransferase has product MTDVRVREIDPTDGTALRSWWEVGAASSAHDRAYDGWPSWDVARPLYSLPRTDLARRLLLATKDSVVVGSGFLVLFLADNRHLAELDVQVHPDHRRRGVGRAVLAELERLAADDGRTAYVGSAYAPPGEGSPSTAFAEASGYPVASREETKLLDLRTAPASWGPLEAEVAAHLGGYRVVAFEDRVPEEWVPDFCDLLSAFMTMVPRGDLDVGAASWTPERLHEVEERTAATGRRWLVAVGVTPGGGLCGFHELGVVAADPRVATVGGTLVLPGHRGHRIGLGMKLATHRRVLELFPDATSVVTSNAGVNAAMNAVNEALGYRVVEQALDVQKRVRPS; this is encoded by the coding sequence GTGACCGACGTCCGCGTGCGGGAGATCGACCCCACCGACGGGACCGCCCTGCGGTCCTGGTGGGAGGTCGGCGCGGCGTCCTCCGCCCACGACCGGGCGTACGACGGGTGGCCGTCCTGGGACGTCGCGCGGCCGCTCTACTCCCTCCCGCGCACGGACCTGGCCCGCCGGCTCCTGCTGGCGACCAAGGACAGCGTCGTGGTGGGTTCGGGGTTCCTCGTCCTCTTCCTCGCCGACAACCGGCACCTGGCCGAGCTCGACGTCCAGGTGCACCCGGACCACCGTCGCCGCGGCGTGGGCCGGGCGGTGCTCGCCGAGCTGGAGCGGCTCGCCGCCGACGACGGCCGCACGGCGTACGTCGGGTCGGCGTACGCGCCGCCGGGGGAGGGCTCCCCGTCGACGGCGTTCGCGGAGGCGAGCGGGTACCCCGTCGCCAGCCGCGAGGAGACCAAGCTGCTGGACCTGCGGACCGCGCCGGCGTCGTGGGGTCCGCTGGAGGCCGAGGTCGCCGCCCACCTGGGCGGGTACCGCGTGGTCGCCTTCGAGGACCGGGTGCCCGAGGAGTGGGTGCCGGACTTCTGCGACCTGCTCTCGGCGTTCATGACCATGGTCCCGCGGGGCGACCTCGACGTGGGGGCGGCGTCCTGGACGCCCGAGCGGCTGCACGAGGTCGAGGAGCGGACGGCCGCCACCGGCCGGCGGTGGCTGGTCGCGGTCGGGGTGACCCCGGGGGGCGGGCTGTGCGGCTTCCACGAGCTCGGCGTGGTCGCGGCCGACCCGCGGGTCGCGACCGTCGGCGGCACCCTGGTGCTGCCCGGCCACCGCGGCCACCGGATCGGGCTCGGGATGAAGCTCGCCACCCACCGGCGGGTGCTCGAGCTGTTCCCGGACGCGACGTCGGTCGTGACCAGCAACGCCGGCGTCAACGCCGCCATGAACGCCGTCAACGAGGCGCTGGGCTACCGGGTCGTCGAGCAGGCGCTCGACGTGCAGAAGCGGGTCAGACCTTCCTGA
- the glmS gene encoding glutamine--fructose-6-phosphate transaminase (isomerizing) — MCGIVGYVGHQQAQGVVVEGLRRLEYRGYDSAGIALVDGGSLVAQKRAGKLANLEKAIAESPLPGSTTGIGHTRWATHGAPNDVNAHPHLGSTRRVGLVHNGIIENFAELRARLEDAGHDLVSETDTEVAAHLLELEVQVDDDLTAAMQRVCRQLEGAFTLVAVDAQDPSRVVAARRNSPLVVGLGDGENFLGSDVAAFIEHTREALELGQDQVVTITCDGVAVTGFDGTPAEGERFHVDWDLSAAEKDGHDWFMRKEIFEQPRAVADSLLGRHSRGGLLQLDEMRLSDQELRDIDKIIIIACGTSFYAGMVAKYAIEHWCRVPVEVELASEFRYRDPILDYSTLVVAISQSGETADTLQAIRHARGQRSKVLAICNTNGSTIPRESDAVIYTHAGPEIGVASTKGFLTQLVGCYLLALYLAQVKGTRYGDEIDEVMRQLEEVPDQIQSVLDGAEQVYALAREHVGARSVLFLGRHAGYPVALEGALKLKELAYLHAEGFAAGELKHGPIALVEEGLPVLCVVPPRGRDQLHDKMISGIQEVRARGARTICLAEEGDEAITPYADHVVRLPKVPVLLQPLVAVVPLQLFACELASAMGHDVDQPRNLAKSVTVE, encoded by the coding sequence ATGTGCGGCATCGTGGGATACGTCGGTCATCAGCAGGCGCAGGGCGTGGTGGTCGAGGGTCTCCGTCGGCTGGAGTACCGCGGCTACGACTCCGCGGGCATCGCGCTCGTGGACGGCGGGTCGCTGGTCGCCCAGAAGCGGGCGGGCAAGCTCGCCAACCTCGAGAAGGCCATCGCCGAGTCGCCCCTCCCGGGCTCGACCACGGGCATCGGGCACACCCGGTGGGCCACCCACGGCGCGCCCAACGACGTCAACGCCCACCCCCACCTCGGCAGCACCCGCCGGGTCGGCCTGGTGCACAACGGGATCATCGAGAACTTCGCCGAGCTGCGCGCCCGGCTCGAGGACGCCGGCCACGACCTGGTCTCGGAGACCGACACCGAGGTCGCCGCGCACCTGCTGGAGCTCGAGGTCCAGGTCGACGACGACCTGACCGCCGCGATGCAGCGGGTCTGCCGGCAGCTCGAGGGCGCGTTCACGCTCGTCGCGGTCGACGCCCAGGACCCCTCGCGGGTCGTCGCGGCGCGCCGCAACAGCCCGCTCGTGGTCGGCCTCGGCGACGGCGAGAACTTCCTCGGCTCCGACGTCGCGGCGTTCATCGAGCACACCCGCGAGGCGCTCGAGCTCGGCCAGGACCAGGTCGTCACGATCACCTGCGACGGCGTAGCGGTGACCGGCTTCGACGGCACGCCCGCGGAGGGCGAGCGCTTCCACGTCGACTGGGACCTCTCGGCCGCCGAGAAGGACGGCCACGACTGGTTCATGCGCAAGGAGATCTTCGAGCAGCCGCGCGCCGTGGCCGACTCGCTCCTCGGCCGGCACTCCCGAGGCGGGCTGCTCCAGCTCGACGAGATGCGCCTCTCCGACCAGGAGCTGCGCGACATCGACAAGATCATCATCATCGCGTGCGGCACGTCGTTCTACGCCGGCATGGTGGCCAAGTACGCCATCGAGCACTGGTGCCGCGTGCCGGTCGAGGTCGAGCTGGCCTCGGAGTTCCGCTACCGCGACCCGATCCTCGACTACTCCACGCTGGTCGTCGCGATCAGCCAGTCCGGGGAGACCGCCGACACCCTGCAGGCGATCCGGCACGCGCGCGGGCAGCGGTCCAAGGTGCTGGCGATCTGCAACACCAACGGCTCGACCATCCCGCGCGAGTCCGACGCGGTCATCTACACCCACGCCGGCCCCGAGATCGGCGTCGCCTCGACCAAGGGCTTCCTGACCCAGCTGGTGGGCTGCTACCTGCTCGCCCTCTACCTCGCGCAGGTCAAGGGCACCCGGTACGGCGACGAGATCGACGAGGTCATGCGCCAGCTCGAGGAGGTGCCCGACCAGATCCAGTCGGTACTCGACGGCGCGGAGCAGGTCTACGCGCTCGCCCGCGAGCACGTCGGCGCCCGCTCGGTGCTGTTCCTGGGCCGGCACGCCGGCTACCCGGTGGCGCTGGAGGGTGCGCTCAAGCTCAAGGAGCTGGCCTACCTGCACGCCGAGGGGTTCGCGGCCGGCGAGCTCAAGCACGGCCCGATCGCGCTGGTCGAGGAGGGGCTGCCGGTGCTGTGCGTCGTCCCGCCCCGCGGCCGCGACCAGCTCCACGACAAGATGATCAGCGGCATCCAGGAGGTGCGGGCACGGGGCGCGCGCACGATCTGCCTGGCCGAGGAGGGCGACGAGGCGATCACGCCGTACGCGGACCACGTGGTGCGGCTGCCGAAGGTGCCGGTGCTGCTCCAGCCGCTGGTGGCCGTCGTACCCCTGCAGCTGTTCGCCTGCGAGCTCGCCTCCGCGATGGGCCACGACGTCGACCAGCCGCGCAACCTCGCCAAGTCCGTCACGGTCGAGTGA
- a CDS encoding holo-ACP synthase: MIVGVGIDVCDIERFAESLERTPALRERLFTPAEAGRPLASLAARFAAKEALAKALGAPVGMSWHDAEVVNESSGRPLLEMRGSVLARAHALGVTSVHVSLSHDAGIASAVVVLES; this comes from the coding sequence GTGATCGTCGGGGTCGGCATCGACGTCTGCGACATCGAGCGCTTCGCCGAGTCCCTGGAGCGCACGCCCGCGCTGCGCGAGCGGCTCTTCACCCCCGCCGAGGCCGGCCGGCCGCTGGCCTCGCTGGCCGCCCGCTTCGCGGCCAAGGAGGCGCTCGCCAAGGCGCTCGGCGCGCCGGTCGGCATGTCCTGGCACGACGCCGAGGTCGTCAACGAGTCCTCCGGCCGGCCGCTGCTCGAGATGCGCGGCTCGGTGCTCGCCCGCGCCCACGCCCTCGGCGTCACCTCCGTGCACGTCTCGCTCTCCCACGACGCCGGCATCGCCTCCGCCGTGGTGGTCCTGGAGTCCTGA
- a CDS encoding HAD-IA family hydrolase codes for MTEHTTPTPDGTPSGVAVVWDLGNVLIDWQPQDAVAAGVGPEEAARFLAAEDFDFLAWNHVQDAGGGWDDAEAEVARTHPHWAEHARAYRTHFARSLVGEVPGTVDLLRDLHRAGVVQWGLTNWSAELYPHAPERFDFLALLDGVVVSGVEGVAKPDARAFELVAERSGVPLDQMVFVDDRPANVAAAVALGMDGIVFTGAGPLRADLRRRGLPV; via the coding sequence ATGACCGAACACACCACCCCGACCCCGGACGGCACGCCGTCCGGGGTCGCGGTCGTCTGGGACCTCGGCAACGTGCTCATCGACTGGCAGCCCCAGGACGCGGTGGCGGCCGGGGTGGGGCCCGAGGAGGCCGCGCGGTTCCTCGCCGCGGAGGACTTCGACTTCCTGGCCTGGAACCACGTCCAGGACGCCGGCGGCGGCTGGGACGACGCCGAGGCCGAGGTGGCGCGCACCCACCCGCACTGGGCCGAGCACGCCCGGGCCTACCGGACCCACTTCGCGCGCTCGCTCGTCGGCGAGGTGCCCGGCACCGTCGACCTGCTCCGGGACCTGCACCGGGCCGGCGTCGTCCAGTGGGGGCTGACCAACTGGTCCGCCGAGCTCTACCCGCACGCGCCGGAGCGGTTCGACTTCCTCGCCCTCCTCGACGGCGTGGTCGTCTCCGGGGTCGAGGGGGTCGCCAAGCCCGACGCCCGTGCGTTCGAGCTGGTCGCCGAGCGCAGCGGCGTGCCCCTGGACCAGATGGTCTTCGTCGACGACCGCCCCGCCAACGTCGCGGCCGCCGTCGCGCTCGGGATGGACGGGATCGTCTTCACCGGCGCCGGCCCGCTCCGCGCGGACCTCCGCCGCCGCGGCCTCCCCGTCTGA